The following proteins come from a genomic window of Nycticebus coucang isolate mNycCou1 chromosome 11, mNycCou1.pri, whole genome shotgun sequence:
- the GARIN1A gene encoding Golgi-associated RAB2 interactor protein 1A codes for MNKIRGLPPEVREPEPGVELGVEDGLLCQLIHSPEFNLFSDSVVFESNFIQITHPGNMEVCDRSTTMILGVTSSVPSLPLPNILLMANVTWPQHQFSTQRTPGDAPVITLRRILPLKYVELRICDRLQRILRVRTVTEKIYYLRLHKKHPEAVFQFWIRLVKILKKGLSITTKDPRIQFTHCLVPKMSSSSTESTPENSLPSSSQPSETLVLLAAEETTDHFSQLSGRAQLTEDRSIDPADQKDNRHKKIPSPVASSCNLKIPMRATLGHSLWEQEDSDEHFPNVPVASSLGENFLGP; via the exons ATGAATAAAATTAGGGGCCTCCCACCTGAGGTCAGGGAACCAGAGCCTGGAGTGGAACTTGGGGTGGAAGATGGCCTTCTTTGTCAACTGATTCATTCTCCAGAATTCAACTTGTTCTCCGACTCGGTGGTATTTGAAAGCAACTTTATACAG ATCACCCATCCTGGGAACATGGAAGTCTGTGACAGATCTACCACCATGATCCTTGGAGTGACCTCCTCAGTGCCAAGCCTGCCTCTCCCCAACATCCTCCTGATGGCCAATGTCACCTGGCCCCAGCATCAGTTTTCCACCCAGAGAACACCTGGTGATGCTCCTGTCATCACACTCAGAAG GATTCTCCCCCTGAAGTACGTGGAGCTACGAATCTGCGACCGGCTCCAACGCATCCTGAGAGTTAGGACAGTGACAGAAAAGATCTACTACCTGCGGCTCCACAAAAAACACCCAGAAGCCGTCTTTCAATTCTGGATCCGCTTGGTGAAAATTCTGAAGAAAGGTCTATCCATCACTACTAAAGACCCGAGAATCCAATTCACTCACTGTCTGGTGCCCAAGATGTCCAGCAGCTCCACTGAGTCAACA CCTGAGAACAGCCTCCCATCATCCTCCCAGCCCAGCGAGACCCTCGTGCTGTTGGCGGCCGAGGAGACCACTGACCATTTCTCACAACTCTCGGGAAGGGCCCAGCTCACAGAAGACAG AAGCATCGACCCTGCTGATCAAAAAGACAACAGACACAAGAAGATACCCTCTCCAGTGGCATCTTCATGCAATTTGAAAATACCCATGAGAGCCACCTTGGGCCACAGCCTCTGGGAACAAGAGGATTCAGATGAGCACTTCCCGAATGTTCCTGTAGCCAGTTCCCTAGGAGAAAACTTTTTAGGACCCTGA